From one Salinibacterium hongtaonis genomic stretch:
- the sufC gene encoding Fe-S cluster assembly ATPase SufC: MSVLTVKDLHVSVETDQGTKQILKGVDLSIASNEIHAIMGPNGSGKSTLAYTIAGHPKYHVESGSIMLDDQDVLAMSVDERARAGLFLAMQYPVEIPGVTVTNFLRTAKTAIDGEAPAIRGWIKDVRASMDQLRMDRSFAERNVNEGFSGGEKKRHEILQLELLKPRFAVLDETDSGLDVDALKVVSEGVNRAKQANGLGVLLITHYTRILRYIRPDFVHVFVDGRVAEQGGRELADRLENEGYDRFLTQTNVG; encoded by the coding sequence ATGTCAGTTCTTACCGTCAAGGACCTGCACGTCAGCGTCGAGACCGATCAGGGCACCAAGCAGATCCTCAAGGGCGTTGACCTCTCGATCGCCTCGAACGAGATTCACGCGATTATGGGACCAAATGGCTCCGGCAAGTCGACCCTCGCGTACACGATCGCCGGGCACCCCAAGTACCACGTCGAGAGCGGCTCGATCATGCTCGACGACCAGGACGTTCTCGCGATGTCGGTCGACGAGCGCGCGCGTGCTGGGCTGTTTCTCGCAATGCAGTACCCGGTGGAGATTCCCGGCGTGACCGTCACGAACTTCCTCCGCACCGCCAAGACCGCTATTGACGGCGAAGCCCCGGCGATTCGCGGATGGATCAAGGACGTGCGCGCCTCGATGGACCAGCTCCGCATGGATCGCTCCTTCGCCGAACGCAATGTCAACGAGGGATTCTCCGGCGGCGAGAAGAAGCGCCACGAGATCCTGCAGCTTGAGCTTCTCAAGCCGCGCTTTGCTGTGCTTGACGAAACAGACTCTGGCCTCGATGTTGACGCGCTCAAGGTTGTCTCCGAAGGAGTCAACCGCGCAAAACAGGCCAACGGTCTCGGCGTGCTGCTCATCACCCACTACACGCGTATCCTCCGCTATATCCGGCCAGATTTCGTGCACGTGTTCGTTGACGGCCGGGTTGCTGAGCAGGGTGGCCGCGAGCTGGCCGACCGCCTCGAAAACGAAGGCTACGACCGCTTTCTCACCCAGACGAACGTAGGCTGA
- a CDS encoding exonuclease domain-containing protein, which produces MLGVFDLETTGVDIETSRIVSAHVGVINDAGASLEHHAWLADPGVEIPAGATAVHGITTERARAEGRPAAEVVAEIVATLRGLLLRQIPVTIFNAPYDLSLLERECRRYGIAPLENPSPIIDPLVIDKAVDRYRRGKRTLEVSAGHYGVSLTEAHDAAADAIAAGRVAQAILRRYPEELPHSAEALHEAQVAWFASQAESFQDYMRRTKDASFSASTLWPQR; this is translated from the coding sequence ATGCTCGGGGTCTTCGACCTTGAGACGACCGGAGTCGATATCGAGACGAGCCGCATCGTCTCCGCCCATGTCGGGGTCATCAACGACGCGGGGGCGAGCCTTGAGCATCACGCTTGGCTCGCGGATCCCGGGGTCGAGATTCCCGCGGGTGCAACTGCAGTTCATGGCATTACGACGGAGCGTGCTCGCGCAGAGGGCAGGCCAGCTGCCGAGGTCGTCGCGGAGATCGTAGCGACGCTTCGCGGGCTGCTGTTGCGTCAGATTCCCGTGACGATTTTCAACGCCCCCTACGATCTGTCGCTGCTCGAACGCGAGTGCCGACGCTATGGAATCGCACCGCTCGAGAACCCCTCCCCCATAATCGATCCGCTGGTGATCGACAAGGCGGTCGATCGCTACCGCCGGGGCAAGCGAACCCTTGAGGTCTCTGCTGGCCACTACGGCGTTTCTCTCACGGAGGCTCACGACGCTGCTGCGGATGCGATAGCTGCGGGACGGGTGGCCCAAGCGATCCTGCGCCGCTATCCGGAGGAACTCCCCCACTCCGCCGAGGCTCTCCATGAGGCTCAGGTCGCCTGGTTCGCGAGCCAGGCCGAGAGCTTTCAGGACTACATGCGTCGCACCAAGGATGCGTCGTTCAGCGCATCAACTCTCTGGCCACAACGGTAG
- a CDS encoding type B 50S ribosomal protein L31, with the protein MKSGIHPEYAPIVFRDLASGATFLTRSTVGSDKTIEWEDGNTYPVIDVEISSESHPFYTGKQRIMDSAGRVEKFKNRYKGFGS; encoded by the coding sequence ATGAAGTCTGGCATTCACCCCGAGTACGCACCCATCGTCTTTCGTGACCTCGCGTCGGGCGCCACTTTTCTGACGCGCTCCACTGTCGGCAGCGACAAGACGATCGAGTGGGAAGACGGCAACACGTACCCCGTTATCGACGTCGAAATCTCCTCCGAGTCGCACCCGTTCTACACGGGCAAGCAGCGCATCATGGACTCCGCAGGACGCGTCGAGAAGTTCAAGAACCGTTACAAGGGCTTCGGCTCCTAA
- a CDS encoding SURF1 family cytochrome oxidase biogenesis protein produces the protein MTGWRFVISWRWAGYFALVVVFAIASCGFGNWQFDRRAQAQTEIQRIQTNYEADPVPVAEVLPQLDAWSDDLKWTPVLLKGTYLKDEEILVRGRPYSGHPGFEVLTPLQLDDGSVFVVNRGWVAIGSRQDNPDVVPEAPDGPVVVTARLKAGEPTIEGKTAKAGSNQIATIRLPDVASRLGLPTYTGAYGIVDSQDPRPAASPIVAPKPELDEGPHLSYALQWYVFALLAFIGLGWALRQEYRVVNSTDPRVIDEERRRAQRKAKRAPSDAEIEDAMFDEAATR, from the coding sequence ATGACGGGCTGGCGGTTCGTTATCTCGTGGCGCTGGGCGGGCTATTTTGCCCTTGTCGTCGTGTTCGCTATTGCCAGCTGCGGGTTCGGAAACTGGCAGTTCGACCGTCGCGCTCAGGCGCAGACGGAGATCCAGCGCATCCAGACCAACTACGAAGCAGATCCCGTGCCCGTTGCCGAGGTCCTGCCCCAACTCGATGCCTGGTCAGACGACCTCAAATGGACCCCTGTGCTCCTCAAAGGCACCTACCTCAAGGACGAAGAGATCCTCGTTCGCGGTCGCCCCTACTCAGGGCACCCCGGGTTTGAGGTTCTCACGCCCCTGCAGCTCGACGACGGCAGCGTTTTCGTTGTGAACCGCGGGTGGGTAGCCATCGGGTCCCGCCAGGACAACCCGGATGTCGTGCCGGAGGCGCCCGACGGCCCTGTCGTCGTCACGGCACGACTCAAGGCCGGAGAGCCGACGATCGAAGGCAAGACCGCGAAGGCGGGCAGCAATCAGATTGCGACCATCCGTTTGCCCGACGTGGCATCTCGGCTGGGGTTGCCGACCTATACCGGCGCCTACGGCATCGTCGATTCCCAAGACCCGAGACCGGCTGCTTCGCCGATCGTGGCGCCGAAGCCCGAGCTCGACGAGGGGCCGCATCTCTCTTACGCACTCCAGTGGTACGTCTTTGCGCTGCTCGCCTTCATCGGGTTGGGATGGGCGCTCCGCCAGGAGTATCGCGTCGTCAACTCGACTGACCCCAGGGTTATCGACGAGGAGCGTCGCAGGGCACAGCGCAAGGCCAAGCGGGCGCCGAGCGATGCGGAGATCGAGGATGCGATGTTCGACGAGGCAGCGACGCGATAG
- a CDS encoding metal-sulfur cluster assembly factor → MAVALEPQLFDKVEDALKEVMDPELGVNIVDLGLIYDLTWDEENNALIISMTLTSAGCPLTDVIEDETAQALDGVVEQFRINWVWMPPWGPEKITDDGRDMMRALGFSI, encoded by the coding sequence ATGGCAGTAGCGCTCGAGCCTCAGCTCTTCGACAAGGTTGAAGACGCCCTCAAAGAGGTCATGGACCCGGAGCTCGGCGTCAACATCGTCGACCTCGGGCTCATCTATGACCTCACCTGGGATGAGGAGAATAACGCTCTCATCATCAGCATGACGCTGACCTCGGCCGGCTGCCCCCTCACGGACGTAATCGAAGACGAGACTGCTCAGGCACTCGACGGAGTCGTCGAACAGTTCCGCATCAACTGGGTGTGGATGCCGCCGTGGGGTCCTGAGAAGATCACCGACGATGGGCGTGACATGATGCGCGCCCTGGGCTTCTCGATCTAA
- the glgA gene encoding glycogen synthase has protein sequence MRVDVLSREFPPEVYGGAGVHVAELVRELRKNLDVRVRCFGADRTDPGVTAYRAPAELAGANPALATLGTDLEMAQATEGADVVHSHTWYANGAGHIASLLHDIPHVVTAHSLEPLRPWKAEQLGGGYRVSRWIEQTAFEAADAVIAVSAGMRADILRSYPALDPDRVAVVHNGIDLNDWTPRRDPDLLRRLGIDPDRPSVVFVGRITRQKGLPYLLRAAEHLPQGTQLVLCAGAPDTPELLAEVKDAVERLAKTRGNVVWIERLLSRSELTTVLTAATTFVCPSIYEPLGIVNLEAMACGAPVVGTATGGIPEVIDDGVTGMLVPLDQREDGTGTPLDPDRFVSDLAAALTQMVQNPERSAEMGRAGRERAEQSFGWDRIAQRTQEIYQSILR, from the coding sequence GTGAGAGTCGATGTTCTGAGCCGAGAATTCCCGCCAGAGGTCTATGGGGGAGCCGGTGTTCACGTTGCCGAACTCGTCCGCGAACTCCGCAAGAATCTCGACGTGCGCGTGCGTTGCTTCGGAGCCGATCGCACGGATCCCGGTGTAACGGCCTATCGCGCGCCGGCCGAACTAGCGGGAGCAAACCCGGCGCTGGCGACGCTCGGCACCGACCTGGAGATGGCACAGGCAACCGAGGGTGCCGATGTCGTGCACTCACACACCTGGTATGCCAACGGGGCGGGCCACATCGCCTCGCTTCTCCACGACATCCCCCATGTGGTGACCGCTCACAGCCTCGAACCACTACGCCCGTGGAAGGCCGAACAGCTCGGCGGTGGATACCGGGTGTCTCGCTGGATCGAGCAGACGGCGTTCGAAGCGGCGGATGCCGTTATTGCCGTTAGCGCGGGAATGCGCGCCGACATCCTGCGCAGCTATCCCGCGCTCGACCCCGACAGAGTCGCGGTGGTGCACAACGGAATCGACCTCAACGATTGGACCCCCCGCCGCGATCCCGACCTGCTTCGGCGACTAGGAATCGATCCTGACCGGCCCTCCGTGGTTTTCGTTGGCCGCATAACGCGCCAAAAGGGGTTGCCCTATCTGCTGCGGGCCGCCGAACATCTGCCCCAGGGCACGCAACTTGTGCTTTGCGCCGGCGCGCCGGACACACCCGAACTCCTCGCAGAGGTGAAGGATGCAGTCGAGCGCCTGGCCAAGACGCGCGGCAATGTCGTGTGGATCGAGCGGCTGCTCAGCAGATCTGAACTAACGACCGTGCTCACGGCGGCAACCACCTTCGTGTGCCCTTCGATCTATGAACCGCTCGGCATCGTGAACCTTGAGGCCATGGCGTGCGGGGCGCCGGTTGTCGGAACCGCGACAGGCGGCATCCCCGAGGTGATCGACGACGGAGTGACGGGAATGCTCGTTCCCCTCGACCAAAGGGAGGATGGCACGGGCACTCCTCTGGACCCCGACAGATTCGTCTCCGACCTCGCCGCTGCCCTCACCCAGATGGTGCAGAACCCTGAGCGCTCAGCAGAAATGGGTCGAGCCGGCCGCGAACGCGCCGAGCAGAGCTTCGGCTGGGACCGAATCGCCCAGAGGACTCAGGAGATCTACCAGAGCATCCTGCGCTAA
- the glgC gene encoding glucose-1-phosphate adenylyltransferase has protein sequence MASPKIFGIVLAGGEGKRLMPLTADRAKPAVPFAGNYRLIDFALSNLINSGLRQLVVLTQYKSHSLDRHVSQTWRLSGLTNSYVASVPAQQRLGKRWFAGSADAILQSLNLLRDEKPDIVVVVGADHVYRMDFSQMIEAHIESGAGVTVAAIRQPISLADQFGVIEVSPDDPTRIQAFHEKPEHPIGLPDSPQEVLASMGNYVFDADVLMDAVLRDGETPSSNHDMGGDIVPDFVSRGDAAVYDLNRNDVPGATDRDRYYWRDVGTIDSYYEAHRDLISALPVFNLYNRAWPIYNQQFNAPPAKFVRDSAGNLGTTIDSIVSLGSLLSGAHIERSVLGPWATIDSGASVVDSIVFDYVRIGQDARVHRAILDKEVIVDAGASVGIDPAADRARGFTVTDSGITVVGKGIRVTR, from the coding sequence ATGGCATCCCCGAAGATCTTTGGAATCGTTCTTGCTGGCGGCGAAGGCAAGCGGCTCATGCCTCTCACGGCAGATCGCGCAAAGCCTGCCGTGCCTTTTGCTGGCAACTACCGGCTCATTGACTTTGCGCTGTCGAACCTCATCAACTCTGGCCTGCGGCAGCTTGTTGTGCTCACCCAGTACAAGTCCCACAGCCTCGACCGCCATGTTTCTCAAACGTGGAGGCTCTCCGGACTTACCAATTCTTATGTGGCTTCGGTTCCCGCCCAGCAGCGTCTGGGCAAGCGGTGGTTCGCTGGCTCGGCCGATGCCATCCTGCAGAGCCTCAACCTGCTGCGGGACGAAAAACCGGACATTGTGGTGGTCGTGGGTGCGGACCACGTGTACCGCATGGACTTTAGTCAGATGATCGAAGCCCACATCGAGTCGGGCGCTGGCGTGACAGTTGCCGCCATTCGCCAGCCGATTTCGCTCGCCGATCAGTTCGGGGTAATCGAGGTTTCTCCCGACGACCCCACGCGCATCCAGGCATTCCACGAGAAGCCGGAGCATCCCATTGGGCTGCCGGATTCTCCGCAGGAGGTTCTTGCCTCGATGGGCAACTACGTGTTCGATGCCGATGTGCTGATGGATGCGGTGCTCCGAGACGGAGAGACCCCGTCGTCGAACCACGACATGGGTGGCGATATTGTGCCGGACTTCGTCTCCCGCGGCGATGCCGCCGTCTACGACCTCAACCGCAACGACGTGCCGGGGGCAACCGATCGCGACCGTTATTACTGGCGAGATGTGGGAACGATCGACTCCTACTATGAGGCGCACCGCGACCTCATCTCGGCGTTGCCCGTCTTCAATCTCTATAACCGGGCATGGCCGATCTACAACCAGCAGTTCAACGCTCCTCCCGCCAAGTTCGTGCGTGACTCAGCGGGAAATCTGGGCACAACGATCGACTCAATCGTGTCGCTCGGCTCGCTTCTTTCTGGCGCGCATATCGAGCGAAGTGTTCTTGGGCCGTGGGCAACCATCGACTCCGGTGCGAGCGTGGTGGACTCCATCGTCTTCGACTACGTGCGCATTGGCCAAGACGCACGGGTGCATCGGGCTATTCTGGACAAGGAAGTCATTGTCGACGCCGGGGCATCCGTCGGCATCGATCCTGCCGCTGACCGGGCGCGGGGCTTTACCGTCACCGATTCCGGCATCACGGTCGTTGGCAAGGGCATCCGCGTCACCCGTTGA
- the serB gene encoding phosphoserine phosphatase SerB: protein MAFLVVLDVDSTLIENEVIELIAEEAGSLTQVAEVTFRAMNGEIDFAESLRERVATLAGLSVAALERVQERVVITRGVAELVAGVHAAGGRIGVVSGGFHEIIDPIAERLGLDFCRANRLAVADGRLTGLVDGAIVDAEAKADALREWANESGIELRSTIAVGDGANDLRMMAAAGLSVAFDAKEPVRQAADVILDVRDLSQVLALMGLGSPRTAQHQRAAGLAGL, encoded by the coding sequence ATGGCCTTTCTCGTCGTGCTTGATGTCGATTCAACCCTCATTGAAAATGAGGTGATTGAGCTGATTGCCGAAGAAGCAGGAAGCCTCACGCAGGTCGCGGAGGTCACCTTTCGCGCCATGAATGGTGAGATCGACTTTGCCGAGAGTCTGCGGGAGCGCGTTGCAACCCTCGCTGGCCTCTCGGTAGCAGCACTTGAGCGAGTCCAGGAGAGAGTCGTCATCACCCGCGGAGTCGCCGAGCTCGTAGCCGGTGTGCACGCCGCAGGCGGTCGAATCGGTGTGGTTTCCGGCGGCTTTCACGAGATCATCGACCCCATCGCCGAACGGCTCGGGCTGGACTTCTGCCGAGCGAATCGGCTCGCCGTTGCTGATGGCCGCTTGACCGGGCTAGTTGATGGAGCAATCGTCGACGCCGAAGCTAAAGCGGATGCGCTGCGGGAGTGGGCTAACGAGAGCGGCATCGAGCTGCGCAGCACGATTGCCGTGGGTGACGGCGCAAACGACCTGCGGATGATGGCGGCAGCTGGCCTCTCCGTTGCCTTCGACGCCAAGGAGCCCGTTCGTCAGGCTGCTGACGTCATTCTCGACGTGCGTGACCTGTCGCAGGTCCTTGCGCTCATGGGCCTGGGATCACCCCGTACGGCCCAGCACCAGAGGGCTGCCGGGCTAGCGGGCCTTTAG
- a CDS encoding ABC transporter ATP-binding protein produces MASVLQLSDVSVVRDGTTILDSIDWTVEDDERWVILGPNGAGKTTLLQLASALIHPTSGEATLLDSKLGSVDVFELRPRIGFASTAMARRLPRNERVLDVVMTAAYSVTGRWTESYAEIDTRRAERVLSEWRLSHLAERKFGDLSDGEQKRVQIARSVMTDPELLLLDEPAASLDLGSREELLHLLSGFASSPEAPAIVMVTHHVEEIPVGFTHALLLADGTVKAAGPIDEVVTSETLSETFGLDLDVRNESGRFTARAA; encoded by the coding sequence ATGGCCAGCGTTCTCCAGCTTTCCGATGTCTCCGTCGTGCGCGACGGCACCACCATCCTCGACTCGATTGACTGGACGGTGGAAGACGACGAACGGTGGGTCATCCTCGGCCCTAACGGTGCGGGCAAGACCACGCTGCTTCAGCTGGCGTCAGCCCTCATCCACCCCACCTCGGGCGAAGCAACTCTGCTCGACTCGAAGCTCGGCAGCGTCGATGTGTTCGAGCTTCGACCGCGCATCGGCTTCGCGTCCACGGCGATGGCCCGTCGTCTGCCGCGCAACGAGCGCGTGCTCGACGTTGTGATGACCGCGGCCTATTCGGTCACCGGGCGGTGGACCGAGTCGTACGCAGAAATCGACACCCGCCGCGCGGAGCGGGTGCTGTCAGAGTGGCGCCTCAGTCACCTCGCAGAACGCAAGTTCGGCGATTTGAGCGATGGCGAGCAGAAGCGAGTGCAGATTGCCCGCTCTGTCATGACGGACCCCGAACTTCTGCTGCTCGATGAGCCAGCAGCGAGTCTTGACCTCGGCTCACGCGAGGAGCTCTTGCACCTGCTCAGCGGATTCGCATCATCGCCAGAGGCTCCGGCCATCGTGATGGTCACTCATCACGTCGAAGAGATCCCCGTGGGATTCACTCACGCTCTTCTCCTCGCGGATGGCACCGTCAAGGCTGCTGGCCCGATTGACGAAGTGGTGACCTCCGAAACGCTCAGCGAAACGTTCGGTCTTGATCTCGACGTTCGCAACGAGTCCGGCCGCTTCACCGCGAGAGCTGCATAG
- a CDS encoding biotin transporter BioY encodes MSLPNYQTPTQRLLASANRRRLHVGPATLLDRVYPPTLVMDAVLVGAGAALIAILAQVVVPLWPVPSTGQIVGVLVVSFALGVIRGPLAVALYLLLGGFGLPMFTQAGAGWSHIAGQTGGYLVGFLFAAVVAGIVTLWGWERKFWSALAVSCGATLLVYAIGVVWLAHVNDYGLTEALEQGLYPLIVGGGLKSLLVAALVPFAWFALQRADSAVIAAQRNPATPRLRP; translated from the coding sequence ATGTCTCTCCCTAATTACCAAACGCCGACCCAGCGGCTGCTGGCCTCGGCCAATAGGCGGCGCCTCCACGTGGGCCCGGCCACTCTTTTGGATCGCGTGTACCCGCCGACCCTGGTGATGGATGCAGTGCTCGTCGGCGCGGGAGCGGCGCTGATCGCGATTCTCGCGCAGGTGGTAGTTCCACTCTGGCCAGTGCCATCAACGGGCCAGATCGTTGGAGTGCTGGTTGTGTCCTTCGCCCTGGGGGTCATTCGCGGCCCGCTTGCGGTTGCGCTCTACCTACTTTTGGGCGGCTTCGGGTTGCCGATGTTCACGCAGGCTGGCGCCGGGTGGAGCCACATTGCTGGGCAGACCGGCGGCTACCTCGTGGGATTCCTTTTCGCCGCCGTCGTCGCGGGCATCGTCACCCTGTGGGGTTGGGAGCGCAAGTTCTGGAGTGCCCTCGCCGTCTCGTGTGGTGCCACTCTCCTGGTCTACGCCATCGGCGTGGTATGGCTCGCACACGTGAACGATTACGGCCTGACTGAGGCTCTTGAGCAGGGGCTCTATCCACTCATTGTGGGTGGTGGCCTCAAATCCCTTCTCGTGGCTGCTCTGGTGCCGTTCGCCTGGTTCGCCCTGCAACGCGCGGACTCCGCTGTAATAGCGGCCCAGCGTAACCCAGCGACGCCGCGCCTCCGGCCGTAG
- a CDS encoding non-heme iron oxygenase ferredoxin subunit — protein sequence MNVRICSLDDIAVNSAVRVVIGETPIAVVKDSSGDVHAIGDTCTHGDISLSEGFVEGKTLECWAHGSQFSLTTGKPITLPAYDPVPVFAVSIVDGDVYIDPTPTFPT from the coding sequence ATGAACGTGCGCATTTGTTCGCTCGACGACATCGCAGTGAACTCGGCTGTTCGCGTCGTCATCGGCGAAACCCCGATTGCCGTCGTGAAGGATTCGTCGGGCGACGTGCACGCCATCGGCGACACGTGCACTCACGGCGACATTTCGCTCTCTGAGGGTTTCGTCGAAGGCAAGACTTTGGAGTGCTGGGCTCACGGATCCCAGTTCTCACTCACGACGGGCAAGCCGATCACGCTGCCCGCGTACGACCCTGTCCCCGTCTTTGCGGTGTCAATTGTGGATGGCGACGTCTACATCGACCCCACCCCGACCTTCCCCACCTAG
- a CDS encoding ABC-F family ATP-binding cassette domain-containing protein: MLSVQDLEIRVGARTLMSDVTFRVDRGDKVGLVGRNGAGKTTLTKTLAGEIVPNSGRIDRTGEIGYLPQDPRSGNPEDLARTRILDARDLGQLVIGMRQATIDMGSSDPAVAEAAMKKYSKLTDRFDALGGYAAEAEAASIASNLNLPDRILDQPLKTLSGGQRRRIELARILFSDAETLILDEPTNHLDADSVVWLRDFLKNYSGGFIVISHDIELVGETVNKVFYLDANRQEIDVYNMGWKHYLRQREADEERRKKERTNVEKKAAVLQMQAAKFGAKASKAAAAHQMVRRAEKMLSGLDEVRTVDRVAKLRFPDPAPCGRTPLMAHNLSKSYGSLEIFTAVDLAIDRGSKVVILGFNGAGKTTLLRMLAGVDKPDTGQIEPGHGLRIGYYAQEHETIDVKRSVLENMVSSSPNITETEARRVLGSFLFTGDDSHKPAGVLSGGEKTRLALAMIVVSGANVLLLDEPTNNLDPASRIEILDALANYAGAVVLVSHDEGAVEALNPQRVLILPDGVEDHWSPDYADLISLA, encoded by the coding sequence GTGCTCAGCGTGCAAGACCTCGAAATTCGAGTGGGAGCACGAACTCTCATGTCCGATGTGACGTTCCGCGTCGACCGGGGCGACAAGGTAGGCCTGGTCGGCCGCAATGGTGCGGGCAAGACCACTCTCACCAAGACGCTCGCTGGCGAGATCGTGCCTAACTCGGGCCGCATCGACCGCACAGGGGAAATCGGCTATCTGCCGCAGGACCCTCGCTCAGGCAATCCAGAGGACCTCGCCCGTACCCGCATCCTCGATGCCCGCGACCTCGGCCAACTCGTCATCGGCATGCGCCAGGCCACGATCGACATGGGTTCATCAGACCCCGCGGTGGCCGAGGCTGCCATGAAGAAGTACTCAAAGCTCACTGATCGCTTTGACGCACTGGGCGGTTACGCCGCCGAGGCGGAGGCCGCGTCGATCGCGAGCAATCTCAACCTTCCCGACCGCATTCTCGACCAGCCCCTCAAGACCCTCTCAGGTGGTCAGCGCCGCCGAATCGAGCTCGCCCGAATCCTGTTTTCCGATGCCGAAACGCTGATTCTGGATGAGCCTACGAACCACCTCGACGCCGACTCGGTCGTGTGGCTTCGCGATTTCCTCAAGAACTACAGCGGCGGGTTCATCGTGATCAGTCACGACATCGAGCTGGTCGGCGAGACCGTTAACAAGGTCTTCTACCTGGACGCGAACCGTCAGGAAATCGACGTCTACAACATGGGCTGGAAGCACTACCTGCGCCAGCGTGAAGCCGATGAGGAGCGCCGCAAGAAGGAGCGCACCAACGTCGAGAAGAAGGCCGCTGTGCTGCAGATGCAGGCCGCCAAGTTTGGAGCGAAGGCGAGCAAGGCCGCAGCGGCACACCAGATGGTGCGTCGAGCCGAGAAGATGCTCTCAGGGCTCGATGAGGTCCGCACGGTCGACCGTGTCGCCAAGCTTCGCTTTCCCGATCCTGCGCCGTGCGGTCGCACGCCTTTGATGGCTCATAACCTCAGCAAGAGCTACGGCTCTCTTGAGATCTTCACCGCTGTCGACCTCGCGATCGACCGCGGTTCAAAGGTCGTGATCCTCGGCTTTAACGGCGCGGGAAAGACCACCCTCCTTCGGATGCTCGCGGGCGTAGACAAGCCGGATACCGGTCAGATCGAGCCAGGCCACGGACTGCGTATCGGTTACTACGCGCAGGAGCACGAGACGATCGATGTCAAGCGCAGCGTGTTGGAGAACATGGTGTCGTCGTCTCCGAACATCACGGAGACCGAAGCGCGGCGAGTGCTCGGATCGTTCCTCTTCACGGGAGACGACTCGCATAAGCCGGCAGGCGTGCTTTCGGGTGGTGAGAAGACTCGTCTTGCGCTGGCCATGATCGTGGTCTCAGGCGCCAATGTTTTGCTCCTTGACGAGCCAACCAACAACCTCGACCCTGCAAGCCGCATCGAGATTCTGGATGCGCTGGCCAACTACGCGGGCGCAGTTGTGCTCGTGAGCCACGATGAGGGAGCCGTTGAAGCACTCAACCCCCAGCGCGTGCTTATCCTGCCTGATGGTGTCGAAGACCACTGGAGCCCCGACTACGCGGACCTAATCTCGCTCGCATAA
- a CDS encoding DUF3099 domain-containing protein: MAKSQPITSLPRSPDDDRRARMVKYSVTMGIRLVCIIACFFAPGWWLILPATGAIVLPYVAVIIANVSSSRGGNVAAPPPSQIVRFTTRDEDR, translated from the coding sequence ATGGCCAAGTCACAACCCATCACATCACTCCCCCGGTCTCCCGACGACGACCGGCGAGCCCGTATGGTCAAGTACAGCGTGACCATGGGCATCCGATTGGTGTGCATCATTGCGTGCTTCTTCGCTCCTGGGTGGTGGCTGATTCTGCCCGCGACCGGAGCTATCGTGCTCCCCTATGTCGCCGTGATCATTGCCAATGTCTCCTCGAGTCGCGGCGGCAACGTTGCCGCACCGCCGCCCTCACAGATTGTTCGATTCACTACGCGAGACGAGGACAGATGA
- the fabG gene encoding 3-oxoacyl-ACP reductase FabG: MSTSRTVLITGGNRGIGYAIAEEFIAQGHRVAVTARSGAGPEGALTVHADVTDAASIDAAFTRVEAELGPVEVVVANAGITRDTLLMRMSEDDFTSVIDTNLTGAFRVAKRASKGMLKARFGRIILVSSVVGLYGGPGQANYAASKAGLVGFARSITRELGGRGITANVVAPGFIETDMTAELAEETQAQYKSSIPAGRFATPGEVARVITWLASDDAAYISGAVIPVDGGLGMGH; encoded by the coding sequence GTGTCGACCAGCAGAACAGTTCTCATTACCGGCGGCAACCGAGGCATCGGCTACGCCATTGCCGAAGAATTCATCGCCCAGGGGCACCGAGTTGCCGTCACCGCTCGCTCCGGCGCTGGCCCCGAAGGTGCGCTCACGGTGCATGCCGACGTGACGGATGCTGCCTCCATCGACGCGGCGTTCACCCGTGTCGAGGCGGAACTCGGCCCGGTCGAAGTTGTCGTAGCGAACGCCGGAATCACCCGCGATACCCTCCTGATGCGCATGAGCGAAGACGACTTCACCTCGGTGATCGACACCAACCTGACGGGCGCGTTTCGCGTCGCCAAGAGGGCGTCCAAGGGAATGCTCAAGGCCCGCTTTGGCCGCATCATCCTGGTATCGAGCGTCGTCGGCCTCTATGGCGGACCCGGCCAGGCTAACTATGCAGCGTCGAAGGCTGGTCTCGTCGGGTTCGCTCGCTCAATCACTCGCGAACTCGGCGGGCGAGGCATCACGGCAAACGTCGTGGCGCCCGGTTTTATTGAAACTGACATGACGGCGGAGCTTGCCGAGGAGACACAGGCTCAGTACAAGAGCTCCATTCCGGCCGGACGCTTCGCAACCCCCGGTGAAGTCGCCCGTGTGATCACGTGGCTTGCCTCTGACGATGCCGCGTACATCAGTGGGGCTGTCATCCCGGTCGATGGTGGCCTCGGAATGGGCCACTAA